The Gemmatimonadaceae bacterium genome contains the following window.
ATCGTGCGCGGGTCGAAACTGGCCAGCGTCACCACGGCGCCGACCTTCGGTTGCTGCACCAACACGGCGGCTGCCGGAATGAGCGTCGGCACGAGGATCGGTCCCTCGACTGCGATGCGCTGCGTGTCGCTCGGTTGTCCGGGCATCTGGAGCACGAAGGCGACGGCGCTGTCACCCTCAACGCCGCCAGACACCGACATCGGCGCATCCGGCGCCTCGATGGCCACGTCGAAGCGTCGCAGGGCCAGCGCACGTGAGAGCGTGATCACGCTGCGCGCGCTCGCGCGCAGGTTCTGACCCGCCACCGGCAGGTCGGCGATAAAGTAGTCGACGACCTCGAACGTGGTCCCGGTCGTGTCGATCGTGGTGGAGGCGAAGCCGATCTGTCGGCCGTCCTGCTCCACCACGTAGTAGTTGGCGCCCGGCGGCAGGCGCATCGCCGCCTCGGCGAGGATGGCCGCACGCTCGCGGAAGAACTCGCGGCGCACCAGCGCGACGAGGCCGGCACTCCAGGCGAGCAGCACGACGATGGCAGTGAGGCGTCGCCTGTTTCCGCGCGGCGGCGCTGAGGGCCGCGATGGCGTCGCGCTCATCCGCGCTGCGCTTCCCGTGCGCGCTTATACCAGGGCGCGGCGTCGGCGGAGCGGCCGAGTCGGTCGAGCACCATGCCGACGCCCTTCATCGCACGCCAGTTCTCGGGGTCGAGTTCGGCGGCGCGCTTGTAGTTGGTCTTGGCGTCCTCGAGCCGATCGGCGTGGTTGAGCGCCTCGCCGAGGTAGTAGTGCGCCTGGGCGTGCTCGGGAGCGGCGGCGACGCCGCGCTCCAAAGGCTCGATGGCGTCCTTCCAGCGCGCACGGCGGCAGGCGAGGATGCCGGTCTGCACGAGGATTTCCGGGTGCTCCGGCTGCAGCTTGGCGGCGGCCTTGATCGCCTTTGCCGCATCGTCGTACTTGAGCGTCGCGCCGAGCGCGCCGGCGCGCGCGCAGGTGATGGCGAAGGTGTCGGCGCCGGCTGCAGCGGCCTTGTCGAGGGCGGCGAGCGAGCCGGCCGCGTCTCCTGTGCGCTCCAGCGCGGCGGCATACGCCAGCGCCCGCTGCGTATCGCCGGGCGTCTGCTCAAAGGCGAGGCGCAGTGCCTCCAGCGTGGGGCGCAGGGCCCGCGCGGCGGACTCGTTGCTGAGCCGTTTGGGGCCGGAGTCCGGTTCCGGAATCGGCGGCTGGCGCACCGCCGCTCGAGCGGCCATCGCCTTAGGGTCCACCACGGCCCGGATGGGCATGATCGGCGTCGCCTTGCTGGTCGGAGCGCTCATTCCGTCAATGCGACGGGCCACGAAGCGCGTCTCTTCCAGCTCCGAGTCGTCATAGGACCACTCCCCGCACACCGGCGGCTCGCGCAGCGGCACGGCCACGACCACTTCCTCGATGCTCCCAGTGGGGGCCACGAGCGGTTCGCCGTCGAACATGCCGAGGGCGAGCTGGGCGGGGTCGGGGGGGAGCGGGCGGTCGTCTGACAAGCTGCTAGGACGGAGGACGGAGGACGGAGGCGGAATGGCCCTCGGAACTGGGCCGCAAAGCTGCCCCCCACAATGTAGCAAGCGGAGCGCCGACGCAGTTCGCTTCCGTCCTTCGTCCTCCGTCCTCCGTCCAAGGCCATCCACAGACCCCGACCCTACCATAAAGCCCGCCACGTCGCGAACTTAGATGACTATGCCCGGCGAAGCCCTGATCGTTCGCGGAGCCCGCGAGCACAACCTCAAGAACGTCTCGGTGACCATTCCCCGGGACAAGCTGACGGTCATCACGGGCCTGTCCGGGTCAGGCAAATCGTCGCTGGCCTTCGACACCATCTTCGCCGAGGGGCAGCGGCGCTACGTCGAGTCGCTCTCGGCCTACGCGCGGCAGTTCCTCGGGCTGATGGAGAAGCCCGATGTGGACGCCATCGAAGGACTGTCGCCGGCCATCTCCATCGAACAGAAGACGGCGGGCGCGAACCCGCGCTCGACGGTCGGCACGGTCACGGAGATCTACGACTACCTGCGACTGCTCTACGCCCGCGCCGGTACGCCGCATTGCCCCAACTGCGGGCGCGCGGTGGCACGACAGTCGCCAGCGCAGATCGCCGACGTCGTGCTGGGCTGGCCGGCGGGCACGAAGATCGAGGTGCTCTCGCCGCTGGTGCGCGGTCGCAAGGGCGAGTTCCGCGAACTCTTCGAGGACGCGCGCAAGCAGGGCTTCGTGCGTGCGATGGTGGACGGCGAACTGATTGAGCTGGCCGAGCCGCCCAAGCTGAATCGAAGGCAGAACCACGATGTCTCGGTGGTCGTCGACCGCTTGGTCGTGCGTAAGGAAGATCGCGGGCGCCTCACGGATTCCATCGAGACGGCACTGCGGCTCTCGGAGGGACTGGCCGAGATCGTGCGGCACGAGGGCGGCAAGCGCGCCACGCAGCTCTTCAGCGAGAAGTACGGCTGCCCCGACTGCGGCATCTCGATGCCCGAGCTCGAGCCGCGGCACTTCTCGTTCAATTCGCCGTTTGGTGCCTGCGCGGAATGCTCCGGACTTGGCACGATGCGCACGGCCAGCCCGGAGCTCATCCTCGGCGATCCAAGCATTTCGATTCTCGAGGGCGTGATCCTGCCCTGGGGTGAGCCGGACGGCTATCTGCGTCGCGTGATCCTGCCGGGCCTCGCCAAGCAGCTCAAGTTCGAGCTCAACACGCCCTGGGGCGACCTGCCGGATCGCGTGAAGTTCGAACTCCTGTTCGGCACGCAGTCCAAGAAGAAGGACGACGAGACGCGCTGGGAGGGCGTGCTGGCCAACGTCCAGCGCCGCTACAACGAGACGACGTCCGACACGGTGCGCGGTGAGCTCGAGGAGTACATGGTGGTCGGTGTCTGCCCCGCCTGCCATGGGCGACGCCTCAAGCCGGAGTCGCTGGCCGTCACGATCAGCGGCCGAAACATCGGCGAGTTCACCGAGAGCTCGGCGGCGGACGCGCTGGCCTTCGCCGACAGCGTCCCGGTACGGGAGGACGGCAAGCCCGGCCTCGACCCGGGCATTGCGGGGCCGATCCTCAAGGAAGTGCGCGAGCGCCTTCGCTTCCTCGTGGATGTGGGCCTCGACTACCTCACGCTGGACCGCTCCGCCGAGTCGTTGTCCGGCGGAGAGGCGCAGCGCATCCGCCTGGCCACGCAGATCGGCTCTCGGCTCGTGGGTGTGCTGTACATCCTCGACGAGCCGTCGATTGGCTTGCACCAGCGCGACAACGCGCGCCTGCTGGAAACGCTGAAGCGACTACGCGACCTCGGCAACACGGTGCTTGTGGTGGAGCACGACGAGGAGACGATTCTCGAGGCGGATCACCTGATCGACTTGGGCCCCGGCGCTGGCAAGCACGGTGGCGAGGTGATCGCCGAGGGTACGGTGGCGCAGGTGAAGAAGGTCGCCAAGAGCATCACGGCGCAGTACCTGACGGGCAAGAAGAAGATCCTGCGCGCCGAGGGGCGGCGGCCGATCGACAAGGACCGCATGCTCAGCGTGGTGGGCGCGAAGGAGCACAACCTGCGCGACATCACGGCCGAGTTTCCGCTCGGTTGCTTTGTCGCGGTGACGGGCGTGAGCGGCTCCGGAAAGTCCACGCTTGTCGAGGACATCCTGCAGAAGACGCTGTCGCGGCACTTCTTCCGGGCGCGTGTGGTGCCGGGCGCGCACGACCGCATCGCGGGGCTCGAGCATCTCGACAAGGTCATCGACATCGACCAGACGCCGATCGGCCGCACGCCGCGATCGAACCCGGCGACGTACACGGGCCTCTTCACGCCGATTCGCGAGCTGTTCGCCGAGATGCCGGAGGCGAAGCTGCGCGGCTACGGGCCGGGCCGCTTCAGCTTCAACGTGAAGGGTGGCCGCTGCGAGGCCTGCCAGGGCGACGGCCTGGTGAAGATCGAGATGCACTTCCTGCCGGACGTGTACGTGACCTGCGAGCAGTGCCGCGGGAAGCGCTACAACCGCGAGACGCTGGACGTGAAGTTCCGCGGGCTGTCGATCTCCGAGGTGCTGGACATGACGGTGGAGGACGCGCTGCAGCTGTTCGAGAACCAGCCGCGCATCCATCACAAGCTGGCGGTGCTCAATGACGTGGGCCTCGGCTACATCCACCTCGGTCAGAGCGCGACGACGCTGTCAGGTGGCGAGGCGCAGCGCGTGAAGCTGGCCACGGAGCTGGCGCGCCGCGACACGGGGCGCACGTTGTACATCCTCGACGAGCCGACAACCGGCTTGCACTTCGAGGACGTGCGTGTGCTGCTCGACGTGCTGCACAAGCTGGTGGACCGCGGGAACACGGTGTTGGTGATCGAGCACAACCTCGACGTGATCAAGACGGCCGACTGGATCG
Protein-coding sequences here:
- the uvrA gene encoding excinuclease ABC subunit UvrA — its product is MPGEALIVRGAREHNLKNVSVTIPRDKLTVITGLSGSGKSSLAFDTIFAEGQRRYVESLSAYARQFLGLMEKPDVDAIEGLSPAISIEQKTAGANPRSTVGTVTEIYDYLRLLYARAGTPHCPNCGRAVARQSPAQIADVVLGWPAGTKIEVLSPLVRGRKGEFRELFEDARKQGFVRAMVDGELIELAEPPKLNRRQNHDVSVVVDRLVVRKEDRGRLTDSIETALRLSEGLAEIVRHEGGKRATQLFSEKYGCPDCGISMPELEPRHFSFNSPFGACAECSGLGTMRTASPELILGDPSISILEGVILPWGEPDGYLRRVILPGLAKQLKFELNTPWGDLPDRVKFELLFGTQSKKKDDETRWEGVLANVQRRYNETTSDTVRGELEEYMVVGVCPACHGRRLKPESLAVTISGRNIGEFTESSAADALAFADSVPVREDGKPGLDPGIAGPILKEVRERLRFLVDVGLDYLTLDRSAESLSGGEAQRIRLATQIGSRLVGVLYILDEPSIGLHQRDNARLLETLKRLRDLGNTVLVVEHDEETILEADHLIDLGPGAGKHGGEVIAEGTVAQVKKVAKSITAQYLTGKKKILRAEGRRPIDKDRMLSVVGAKEHNLRDITAEFPLGCFVAVTGVSGSGKSTLVEDILQKTLSRHFFRARVVPGAHDRIAGLEHLDKVIDIDQTPIGRTPRSNPATYTGLFTPIRELFAEMPEAKLRGYGPGRFSFNVKGGRCEACQGDGLVKIEMHFLPDVYVTCEQCRGKRYNRETLDVKFRGLSISEVLDMTVEDALQLFENQPRIHHKLAVLNDVGLGYIHLGQSATTLSGGEAQRVKLATELARRDTGRTLYILDEPTTGLHFEDVRVLLDVLHKLVDRGNTVLVIEHNLDVIKTADWIVDLGPEGGSGGGQIVASGTPEEVARVATSHTGQYLKKVL
- a CDS encoding tetratricopeptide repeat protein, yielding MFDGEPLVAPTGSIEEVVVAVPLREPPVCGEWSYDDSELEETRFVARRIDGMSAPTSKATPIMPIRAVVDPKAMAARAAVRQPPIPEPDSGPKRLSNESAARALRPTLEALRLAFEQTPGDTQRALAYAAALERTGDAAGSLAALDKAAAAGADTFAITCARAGALGATLKYDDAAKAIKAAAKLQPEHPEILVQTGILACRRARWKDAIEPLERGVAAAPEHAQAHYYLGEALNHADRLEDAKTNYKRAAELDPENWRAMKGVGMVLDRLGRSADAAPWYKRAREAQRG